A portion of the Luxibacter massiliensis genome contains these proteins:
- the tnpC gene encoding IS66 family transposase: MASSAKDIQLRELKDTVSQLKTMVSEQTELIRSLRLIIDEKSSHEKALQEQVDYLTKKLFGSSSEKRSDDIPGQQNLFDEAEVEEDPSLLEVETVIKEHTRKKKATHEDLFKGLKVEKVVIPLPEEEQICPVCGTQMVLIGEEYVRRELEFIPATCKVIEYYSQSYGCPSCKEGLGDTEKPVIIKSQVPAALVGKGPASASTVAWTMYQKYANGLPLYRQEKDWKQYGAQISRTTLANWIIYCSQNYFQPMYDYFHRELLKRSFAMADETRVQVLKEEGRQAQTQSFMWLFRSGEDGLPAIILYGYSPTRSGSHAREFLEGYSGYLETDGYQGYNNLPRIRRCSCWAHIRRYFIDAVPKGKQYDYSQPAVQGVQYCNRLFAIEDSINKKYPGDYEKRKQLRLEKEKPVLEAFWSWLDQQKPVRNTRMDKAVNYVLNRRDTAETYLEDGRCSFTNNLSENAIRPFAVGRKNWLFSNSVDGANASAVVYTMVEMAKAYDLNIYGYLKFLLEHRPSKDMTDEQLAELAPWSEKLQSIKNRM; this comes from the coding sequence ATGGCTTCCAGTGCAAAAGATATCCAGCTCAGAGAGCTGAAAGATACGGTATCACAACTGAAAACAATGGTATCCGAACAGACTGAACTGATCCGATCTCTCCGTCTTATCATTGACGAAAAATCCAGTCACGAGAAAGCGCTTCAGGAACAGGTAGATTATCTGACCAAAAAGCTTTTCGGCTCATCCAGCGAAAAAAGATCCGATGATATTCCGGGACAACAGAACCTTTTCGATGAAGCGGAAGTGGAAGAGGATCCATCCCTGCTGGAAGTAGAAACTGTGATCAAGGAACATACCCGTAAAAAGAAGGCAACCCACGAGGATCTCTTCAAAGGCCTGAAGGTTGAAAAAGTAGTGATCCCTCTTCCCGAAGAAGAACAGATCTGTCCGGTATGCGGCACACAGATGGTCCTGATCGGTGAGGAGTATGTCCGCCGGGAACTGGAATTCATTCCTGCCACCTGTAAAGTGATCGAATACTACAGCCAGAGTTACGGATGTCCATCCTGCAAGGAAGGACTCGGCGATACGGAAAAGCCTGTGATCATAAAGTCTCAGGTTCCGGCGGCTCTGGTTGGGAAAGGTCCTGCCTCAGCATCCACTGTTGCATGGACCATGTACCAGAAGTATGCCAACGGGCTTCCCCTTTACCGGCAGGAAAAAGACTGGAAGCAGTATGGGGCTCAGATCAGCCGGACCACCCTTGCCAACTGGATCATCTACTGTTCGCAGAACTATTTCCAGCCGATGTATGATTACTTTCATCGGGAGCTGCTGAAGCGCAGTTTTGCAATGGCAGATGAGACACGGGTCCAGGTGTTAAAAGAGGAAGGGCGCCAGGCCCAGACCCAGTCGTTCATGTGGCTGTTCCGAAGCGGCGAGGATGGACTTCCGGCGATCATCCTGTATGGCTATTCCCCTACCAGGAGTGGCAGCCATGCAAGGGAGTTTCTGGAAGGCTACAGCGGATACCTGGAAACGGATGGATATCAGGGATACAACAATCTTCCGAGGATCAGACGCTGCTCTTGTTGGGCGCATATCCGTCGATACTTTATCGACGCCGTTCCCAAAGGAAAACAGTATGACTACAGCCAGCCGGCAGTGCAGGGCGTCCAGTACTGCAACCGGTTGTTCGCCATTGAGGACTCCATTAACAAAAAGTATCCCGGTGATTATGAAAAGCGGAAGCAGCTGCGTCTCGAGAAGGAAAAACCCGTTCTGGAGGCTTTCTGGTCGTGGCTCGATCAGCAGAAGCCCGTCCGGAATACCCGGATGGATAAAGCCGTGAATTACGTTCTTAACCGACGTGATACAGCGGAGACTTATCTGGAAGACGGACGGTGCAGCTTTACCAATAATCTCAGTGAGAATGCAATTCGTCCATTCGCAGTAGGCCGGAAGAACTGGCTCTTCAGCAATTCCGTTGACGGAGCGAATGCCAGTGCGGTAGTCTACACAATGGTTGAGATGGCAAAAGCATACGATCTGAATATTTATGGATATCTTAAATTTTTACTGGAGCACCGGCCAAGTAAAGATATGACCGATGAACAGCTGGCAGAGCTGGCACCTTGGAGTGAAAAACTCCAATCTATCAAAAATCGCATGTGA
- the tnpA gene encoding IS66 family insertion sequence element accessory protein TnpA, which translates to MAGTRKARVPMAEQIRLINECRQSGMTDADWCRENDIAVSTFYNWI; encoded by the coding sequence ATGGCAGGTACTCGCAAAGCCCGTGTTCCGATGGCGGAACAAATCAGGCTTATCAATGAATGCCGCCAGAGCGGCATGACAGATGCTGACTGGTGCCGTGAAAACGACATTGCAGTAAGCACCTTTTACAACTGGATCTGA
- the istA gene encoding IS21 family transposase — MDYKRVLRLHFVNHLSGREIAESCGDCSKTTVNEFLKRFRENPELSYPLPVDVTNEYIESILYKKPGVSANQLLYRDFNKEAVYKALARKGETLKHLWQKYNAIGIVDGKKPMSYRQYCRRYSEWADSKQLTFHIQRYPGVNLELDYAGKQLYLHNRRNPDETTKVTIFIAALTYSDYFYAEGMTECDIRNWIRVNNNALTYFGGVTPTITPDNCKVAVARNKDWISPVLNKDFQAWAEHNNTVLTPAKVKSPRWKPVVEGHVKIITMHILMDMEDMVFYSLDDLNRVLMEKVDAENRKPFEGLTYSRYDLFTTEEKETLLPLPPSRFEYLERKTVKVAQDFSFTFDKVHYSMPRKYLRQELEIRAGEKEIYVYNKHGDFIRTHKRSYTPKDWVIIPSDMPAEYKDYGYWTVPYFQQKASAIGPSTRALIDAVIQKYAYPVQSFRSCFGILRYAEKYSPEALERCCKDAVLAGRCNYSYICNTISTYYKEPAQSTVPQSKIKEEDAAAVSGTYKDDDSKYSLKNLLKRQETEAGHEE, encoded by the coding sequence ATGGACTACAAAAGAGTATTGAGACTTCACTTTGTGAACCATCTCAGCGGTCGCGAGATCGCCGAAAGCTGCGGTGACTGCAGCAAAACAACCGTAAACGAGTTCCTGAAGCGTTTCAGAGAGAATCCGGAACTCTCATACCCTTTACCGGTAGATGTCACGAATGAATACATTGAGAGTATTCTCTATAAAAAGCCTGGTGTATCAGCGAACCAGCTTCTCTATCGGGATTTTAACAAGGAAGCTGTCTACAAGGCTTTAGCCCGCAAAGGGGAGACCCTGAAACATCTGTGGCAGAAATACAATGCCATAGGTATCGTAGACGGGAAGAAACCTATGAGTTATCGCCAATACTGCAGGCGTTACAGCGAATGGGCTGATTCCAAACAGCTGACCTTCCACATCCAGCGTTATCCCGGTGTCAATCTCGAACTGGACTATGCGGGGAAGCAGCTCTATCTGCATAACCGCCGGAACCCGGATGAGACCACAAAGGTCACGATCTTTATCGCTGCCCTCACCTACAGTGATTACTTTTACGCTGAAGGAATGACCGAATGCGATATCCGGAACTGGATCCGGGTCAATAATAATGCTCTGACCTATTTTGGCGGCGTGACACCAACGATCACCCCGGATAATTGCAAAGTAGCAGTTGCCCGGAACAAGGACTGGATCAGCCCTGTCTTGAATAAAGATTTCCAGGCATGGGCAGAACATAACAATACGGTTTTAACCCCTGCCAAAGTGAAATCCCCCCGCTGGAAACCAGTTGTGGAAGGCCACGTAAAGATCATTACCATGCACATCCTCATGGATATGGAAGATATGGTCTTTTATTCGCTGGATGATTTAAACCGTGTCCTGATGGAAAAGGTGGATGCCGAGAACCGGAAACCCTTTGAAGGACTCACCTATTCCCGGTACGATCTCTTTACAACAGAAGAGAAGGAGACCCTCCTGCCTCTTCCGCCCAGCCGTTTTGAATATCTTGAACGAAAGACTGTTAAAGTAGCACAAGATTTCTCCTTCACCTTCGACAAGGTCCATTATAGCATGCCCCGGAAATATCTGCGACAGGAACTTGAGATCCGGGCAGGGGAAAAAGAAATCTATGTCTATAACAAACACGGTGACTTCATCCGGACGCATAAGCGGAGCTACACACCGAAAGACTGGGTGATCATCCCCTCGGATATGCCTGCCGAATACAAAGACTATGGCTATTGGACGGTGCCTTATTTCCAGCAGAAAGCATCTGCTATCGGCCCCAGCACCCGTGCTTTGATCGATGCAGTCATTCAGAAATACGCTTATCCGGTGCAGTCATTCCGAAGCTGCTTTGGCATTCTGCGGTATGCGGAGAAGTACTCGCCGGAAGCCCTGGAACGTTGCTGTAAAGACGCCGTTTTAGCTGGGAGATGCAACTATTCCTATATCTGTAACACAATCTCAACTTACTATAAGGAGCCAGCACAGAGTACGGTACCACAGAGCAAAATCAAAGAAGAGGATGCAGCAGCCGTGTCCGGCACTTACAAAGATGACGACAGCAAGTATTCCCTTAAGAACCTGCTGAAGCGTCAGGAAACGGAGGCCGGCCATGAAGAGTGA
- a CDS encoding ATP-binding protein has product MKSETNDIYEMLDTLSLPVAAQRFVELSESPEFGSYTALQFIREVLEPQYIETLNKRFETNLRLSSLINKGAVTENLKTGNGRIYNDATVEQVLTFHFAENRQNVGVYGVTGAGKSYFLSACCVEACRRNYRCKFVDYSDLLDELIVLNRQEDLNKYRKRIRYYARIQLLFIDDFAISRYSEEGIKILYHLIKLRDDLGTSTLFTCQYSPDEWGNQLSDEKECYGKLDGIRRRLTTGFTVLIEKA; this is encoded by the coding sequence ATGAAGAGTGAAACCAACGATATCTATGAGATGTTGGACACACTATCTCTGCCGGTGGCTGCCCAGCGCTTTGTGGAACTGTCTGAAAGCCCTGAATTCGGCAGCTATACCGCTTTGCAGTTCATTCGTGAAGTCCTGGAGCCTCAGTACATAGAAACCCTCAATAAGCGGTTTGAAACAAATCTGCGGCTTAGCAGCCTGATCAACAAAGGGGCTGTGACTGAGAACCTGAAAACCGGAAACGGGCGCATCTATAATGATGCCACGGTTGAACAGGTTCTGACATTCCACTTTGCTGAGAACCGGCAGAATGTGGGGGTCTATGGAGTCACCGGCGCTGGCAAGTCCTATTTTCTGTCTGCCTGTTGTGTAGAAGCATGCAGGCGCAACTATCGCTGTAAGTTTGTAGACTATAGTGATCTGCTGGACGAACTGATCGTTCTCAACCGGCAGGAAGATCTGAATAAGTACCGTAAGAGGATCAGGTACTATGCACGGATCCAGCTGTTGTTCATTGATGATTTCGCTATCAGCCGGTATTCCGAGGAAGGGATCAAGATCCTATACCATCTCATAAAACTTCGGGATGACCTTGGGACCTCCACCCTCTTCACCTGTCAGTATTCACCAGATGAGTGGGGAAACCAGCTGAGTGACGAGAAGGAGTGTTACGGTAAGCTTGACGGAATCCGGCGAAGGCTGACGACAGGATTTACCGTACTGATTGAGAAGGCATAG
- a CDS encoding helix-turn-helix domain-containing protein, producing MEQSEISRIGRILKERRLQLGYTQEYAAEKAGISYSYYTKIERGQQLPSLEVAMVLSKTFSLSMDRWLLCQAHDSRMSPAALNLIQYASSLNNKTIETIQELLSKASLVEKQN from the coding sequence ATGGAACAATCTGAAATCAGTCGGATCGGCAGGATCCTGAAGGAACGGCGGCTCCAGCTCGGATACACCCAGGAATATGCTGCAGAAAAAGCAGGCATTTCCTATTCATACTATACCAAGATTGAACGTGGACAACAACTTCCATCTCTGGAAGTTGCCATGGTCCTTTCCAAAACCTTCAGCTTGTCCATGGATCGCTGGCTTTTATGCCAGGCGCATGATTCCAGGATGTCACCGGCTGCCTTAAACCTCATCCAATATGCCAGCTCCCTGAATAACAAAACCATCGAAACGATCCAGGAGCTGCTCTCCAAAGCCTCCCTGGTAGAGAAACAGAACTGA
- a CDS encoding helix-turn-helix domain-containing protein yields MEQKLKQDIQIGETIRSLRMERKLTQDQVVSKLQLMDLDITRSIYSQIEGGTYSIRISVLAGLAQIFQVDYNTFFRDVHLPGSE; encoded by the coding sequence ATGGAACAAAAACTGAAACAGGATATTCAGATTGGCGAAACCATCCGCTCCCTGCGCATGGAGCGGAAGCTGACACAGGACCAGGTGGTTTCCAAACTGCAGCTTATGGATCTGGACATCACCCGGAGCATCTACTCTCAGATCGAAGGCGGTACCTACAGCATCCGCATCTCGGTCCTTGCAGGCCTGGCCCAGATCTTTCAGGTGGACTATAACACCTTCTTTCGGGATGTCCATCTCCCAGGTTCGGAATAA
- a CDS encoding conjugal transfer protein TrbL family protein — MGILDGIVEWIAEQVMNILDLITTSVLGALGCSMDTFLRYFPAAETMYDVFLALALGLILLNWVWQLFKNYFMGAGIEAEDPLKLSIRSFIFIFLAFYAEDIVNLLLGIAGTPYDWILTEELPSLDFASFNSVITVILGVCANGAVAIIALILVLILAWNYIKLLFEAAERYILLGVLVYTAPVAFATGASQSTGNIFKSWCRMLGGQFFLLLMNAWCLRLFTSMVGTFLANPLSL; from the coding sequence ATGGGAATACTGGACGGAATCGTGGAATGGATCGCAGAACAGGTCATGAACATCCTGGATCTGATCACCACTTCAGTCCTGGGCGCCCTCGGCTGCTCCATGGACACGTTCCTGCGCTATTTTCCTGCGGCTGAGACGATGTACGATGTGTTTCTTGCTTTGGCTCTTGGCCTCATCCTCTTAAACTGGGTGTGGCAGCTTTTCAAGAACTACTTCATGGGTGCCGGAATCGAAGCGGAGGATCCCCTGAAACTTTCCATCCGTTCTTTTATTTTTATCTTCCTGGCCTTTTATGCAGAAGACATCGTGAACCTGCTCCTTGGCATCGCAGGGACGCCTTATGACTGGATCTTGACGGAGGAGCTTCCCTCCCTGGATTTTGCCAGCTTCAATTCAGTCATCACTGTCATCCTGGGTGTATGCGCCAATGGAGCCGTGGCGATTATCGCCCTGATTTTAGTTTTGATTTTGGCGTGGAATTACATCAAGCTGCTCTTTGAGGCAGCGGAACGCTACATCCTTTTGGGAGTGCTGGTCTACACGGCGCCGGTTGCCTTTGCCACAGGCGCCTCCCAGTCCACCGGGAACATCTTCAAATCCTGGTGCCGGATGCTGGGCGGGCAGTTCTTCCTGCTGCTGATGAACGCCTGGTGCCTGCGGCTGTTTACCAGCATGGTCGGCACTTTCCTCGCAAACCCGTTATCACTCTGA
- a CDS encoding lysozyme family protein, translated as MAGAAAGPFTAAISAAIANRHTLLKAGAVILGFLLLPVLFILMLPGLIFGSLTENTGALNSNALINENIQNARQAIVEVLEESHADLLEEINTAIAALPEGSTVQIVDPYETTIAVNAHLLISQFCASQDDYENINIDKLQSLIRENKDGLFSYDVAEETVSVEVETETAEGETPQTETVTFTRYTYTVSFAGDAYFADHVFYLTEEQKELAENYASNLTLFFGAASGTAMAINLSDEVLAYRPLVSEIAARYGMSDYVELILAVMMQESGGRGSDPMQASESGYNTRFPRGPGTITDPEYSIECGIQALRDVLQKAGCTGPTDLDRIKLALQGYNYGSAYIDWAMERDGGYTKENAIAYSDMMCARPGWNYSIYGDKEYVDHVLRYYQVLNTGGTYPAGGMQIPLYIQTEYGNIPYGTGSIADCGCGPTAFAMVASYLTGSTITPVDAVAWCGNSYYKPGAGTYWSYFQAAASHFGCGSVTQTMDANAVLQALSEGRPVISSQGPGLFTSAGHFIVLRGLTADGKVLVNDPNDSESKNYVNRAFDMMTEIHATSSQYWIFEKK; from the coding sequence GTGGCGGGTGCGGCAGCCGGTCCCTTTACGGCAGCCATCAGTGCTGCCATCGCAAACCGGCATACTCTTTTGAAAGCCGGAGCCGTTATCCTGGGGTTTTTATTGCTTCCCGTGCTATTCATCCTGATGCTGCCGGGGCTGATCTTTGGATCTCTGACAGAAAACACTGGGGCTTTAAACAGCAATGCCCTGATCAATGAGAATATCCAGAACGCCAGGCAGGCGATTGTGGAAGTCCTGGAAGAAAGCCATGCGGATCTTTTAGAAGAGATCAACACTGCCATTGCAGCGCTTCCGGAGGGCTCCACCGTACAGATCGTAGATCCCTATGAGACGACCATAGCGGTCAATGCCCATCTTTTAATCTCCCAGTTCTGTGCGAGCCAGGATGATTATGAAAATATCAATATTGACAAACTCCAAAGCCTGATCCGGGAAAACAAGGACGGGCTTTTTTCTTATGATGTAGCGGAAGAAACCGTTTCTGTGGAAGTGGAGACGGAAACCGCAGAAGGGGAAACGCCTCAGACGGAAACCGTAACATTTACCCGCTATACCTATACCGTTTCCTTTGCCGGTGACGCCTATTTTGCTGACCATGTATTTTACTTGACCGAGGAACAAAAGGAACTGGCGGAAAACTACGCCAGTAACCTGACCCTCTTCTTTGGCGCTGCCTCCGGCACGGCTATGGCGATCAACTTAAGTGATGAGGTGCTTGCCTACCGACCACTGGTATCCGAGATTGCCGCCCGGTATGGGATGAGCGATTATGTGGAGCTGATCCTGGCCGTCATGATGCAGGAATCCGGCGGACGGGGAAGCGATCCCATGCAGGCATCGGAAAGCGGATACAATACCCGGTTCCCCAGAGGCCCCGGCACGATCACCGATCCGGAATACTCCATTGAGTGCGGCATCCAGGCGCTCCGAGACGTCCTGCAGAAAGCCGGATGCACCGGGCCGACGGACCTGGACCGGATCAAGCTGGCCCTCCAGGGCTATAATTACGGTTCCGCTTACATCGACTGGGCCATGGAACGGGACGGCGGCTACACAAAGGAAAACGCCATTGCCTACTCCGACATGATGTGCGCCCGGCCCGGCTGGAACTATTCCATCTACGGGGACAAGGAGTACGTGGATCATGTCCTGCGCTATTACCAGGTACTGAATACCGGCGGCACTTACCCGGCAGGCGGGATGCAGATCCCCCTCTACATCCAGACGGAATACGGAAACATCCCTTATGGCACCGGTTCGATTGCGGACTGCGGCTGCGGCCCTACTGCCTTTGCCATGGTAGCAAGCTACCTGACCGGAAGCACCATAACTCCGGTGGATGCAGTCGCCTGGTGCGGCAATTCCTACTATAAGCCGGGGGCTGGCACCTACTGGTCCTATTTCCAGGCGGCGGCTTCTCATTTCGGATGCGGGAGCGTCACCCAGACCATGGACGCCAATGCGGTCCTGCAGGCCCTTTCCGAAGGGCGCCCGGTGATCTCCTCCCAGGGGCCGGGGTTATTTACCTCAGCCGGACACTTTATTGTCCTGCGCGGGCTGACCGCAGACGGGAAGGTGCTGGTCAATGATCCCAATGACAGCGAGTCCAAGAACTATGTGAACCGTGCATTTGACATGATGACGGAAATCCATGCGACATCCTCGCAGTATTGGATTTTCGAGAAGAAATAA
- a CDS encoding DUF5038 domain-containing protein, with protein MSRIKLILSILLMLFLLLVAIFLPSRLRERNETPDTKSQEETASQEESNQPEKLTEMDFLSFEELSQFFSSAQTVSLKEQFPVYLTRTGQTDITSAEYLPDETGYPDTTTVELHFLLSDDSTLPVFYDTMTGAFSFGEERTVLGTSGQTYEKPVVDTLPSVSSSEVEQRQEGGYADVTAPAESASDTGAEETSSPESGTSPEGADLSQNTEAGEEVLP; from the coding sequence ATGAGCAGAATAAAACTGATTTTGTCCATCCTCCTGATGCTCTTTCTCCTGCTGGTCGCCATCTTTCTTCCTTCCAGGCTCCGGGAACGAAATGAAACACCGGATACAAAGTCTCAAGAAGAGACCGCTTCCCAGGAAGAAAGCAACCAGCCGGAGAAGCTGACGGAGATGGACTTTTTATCCTTTGAAGAGCTGAGCCAGTTCTTCTCTTCCGCCCAGACTGTATCCTTAAAGGAGCAGTTTCCGGTATATCTTACCCGTACCGGGCAGACAGACATTACATCGGCAGAATATCTGCCGGATGAAACCGGTTATCCAGATACTACCACAGTTGAACTGCATTTTCTCCTGTCCGATGACAGCACCCTTCCGGTGTTCTATGACACCATGACGGGTGCTTTTTCTTTTGGAGAAGAGCGGACGGTGCTAGGGACATCCGGACAGACCTATGAAAAACCGGTAGTGGATACCCTCCCTTCTGTCTCCAGCAGTGAAGTGGAGCAGCGCCAGGAAGGCGGCTATGCGGATGTGACTGCACCAGCAGAGTCTGCCTCGGATACAGGAGCAGAAGAAACATCGTCTCCGGAAAGCGGAACTTCCCCAGAAGGAGCGGATCTTTCACAGAACACCGAAGCTGGAGAGGAGGTGCTGCCATGA